A window of Microcystis aeruginosa FD4 contains these coding sequences:
- a CDS encoding HNH endonuclease — protein MSKVLVLNASYEPLNITSWRRAIVLLLKGKAESLEHNGKVVCRDLPLPSVIRLRQYVRVPYKEIPLTRRNILERDHHTCQYCLYRGEQLTIDHVIPRSRGGGDTWENLVAACVRCNVHKGNRTPKEANMSLRAQPRRPYSSLHFELLKHTRGNHNHEWRKYVIGI, from the coding sequence ATGAGCAAGGTTCTCGTGTTGAATGCCTCCTACGAACCGCTAAATATAACCAGTTGGCGGCGCGCGATCGTTTTGTTGTTGAAAGGAAAAGCTGAATCCCTAGAACATAACGGAAAAGTGGTTTGTCGTGACTTACCCCTACCTTCTGTTATCCGTCTTAGGCAATACGTCCGTGTTCCCTACAAGGAAATTCCTTTAACCCGTCGTAATATTCTCGAACGAGACCATCATACCTGTCAATACTGTCTCTACCGAGGTGAACAATTAACCATCGATCATGTGATTCCCCGTTCTCGCGGAGGGGGTGATACCTGGGAAAATTTAGTGGCGGCTTGTGTACGTTGTAATGTGCATAAGGGCAATCGTACACCGAAAGAGGCCAATATGTCCCTACGCGCCCAGCCACGTCGTCCCTACAGCAGTCTCCACTTTGAGCTATTAAAGCACACCAGGGGGAATCACAATCACGAATGGCGTAAATATGTCATCGGTATTTAG
- the hypD gene encoding hydrogenase formation protein HypD, protein MKYVDEFRDPVKAAGLIQQIEQLSIRISEKREKVTKIMEVCGGHTHSIFRYGIEAILPETIELIHGPGCPVCVMPRGRLDDAIFLAQQPNVILTTFGDTMRVPGSHLSLLQARAKGCDIRMVYSPRDALKIARENLDKEVIFLALGFETTVPSTALTVLEAQRDGITNFSLFSNHVVIIPALKALLDNPDLQLDGFVGPGHVSMVIGTEPYQVIAQEYHKPVVVSGFEPLDILQSIWMVLKQLDEQRCEIENQYDRVVQNQGNRVALSAIQQVFELRDQFEWRGLGEIAQGGLKMRDEYSNFDAEKKFTLPNQRVKDHKACQCGEILKGVLKPWECKVFATACTPEHPIGTCMVSSEGACAAYYKYGRHR, encoded by the coding sequence ATGAAATACGTTGATGAATTTCGTGATCCAGTTAAAGCGGCAGGATTAATTCAACAAATTGAACAATTATCGATAAGAATCTCTGAAAAGCGGGAAAAAGTTACTAAAATTATGGAGGTTTGTGGAGGTCATACCCACTCGATTTTCAGATACGGTATCGAGGCAATACTTCCGGAAACTATCGAATTAATTCATGGTCCTGGATGTCCCGTTTGTGTGATGCCGCGAGGTCGTTTAGATGATGCCATTTTTCTCGCACAACAACCGAACGTAATTCTGACAACTTTTGGTGATACTATGCGTGTCCCCGGTTCCCATTTAAGTCTGCTGCAAGCACGAGCAAAAGGTTGTGATATTCGCATGGTTTATTCTCCTCGCGATGCCTTAAAAATTGCCAGAGAAAATCTCGATAAAGAAGTAATATTTTTAGCATTAGGTTTTGAAACAACCGTTCCTAGCACCGCTTTAACTGTTTTAGAAGCCCAAAGAGATGGTATCACTAATTTTAGTTTATTTTCCAATCATGTGGTGATTATTCCCGCGCTGAAAGCTTTGTTAGATAACCCAGATTTACAGTTAGACGGTTTTGTTGGGCCTGGTCATGTTAGCATGGTAATTGGCACAGAACCCTATCAAGTTATTGCCCAAGAATATCACAAACCTGTGGTAGTTTCTGGGTTTGAACCCTTGGATATTCTCCAATCAATTTGGATGGTATTAAAACAATTAGATGAGCAGAGATGTGAGATCGAAAATCAGTACGATCGAGTGGTACAAAATCAAGGAAATAGAGTCGCTTTATCGGCAATCCAGCAAGTTTTTGAACTGCGAGATCAGTTTGAATGGCGAGGTTTAGGAGAAATTGCTCAAGGAGGGTTAAAAATGCGAGATGAGTACAGTAATTTTGATGCGGAGAAGAAATTTACTTTACCCAATCAGCGTGTTAAAGATCACAAAGCTTGTCAGTGTGGCGAAATTCTTAAAGGTGTTTTAAAACCCTGGGAATGTAAAGTATTTGCTACTGCTTGTACTCCCGAACATCCCATCGGTACTTGTATGGTTTCTAGTGAAGGTGCTTGTGCCGCTTATTATAAGTATGGCAGACATCGGTAA
- a CDS encoding HypC/HybG/HupF family hydrogenase formation chaperone: protein MCLGIPGQITAIIDENHHLALVDVGGVKREVNIACIVDEDHPANTCVGDWVLVHVGFAMNRIDEDEAQETLNLLTQLVELEAEFNHN, encoded by the coding sequence ATGTGTTTAGGCATACCGGGACAAATTACAGCAATTATTGATGAAAACCATCATCTCGCTCTCGTCGATGTCGGGGGTGTAAAAAGAGAAGTAAATATCGCTTGCATTGTTGATGAAGACCATCCCGCTAATACTTGTGTAGGGGATTGGGTATTAGTTCATGTGGGTTTTGCTATGAATCGAATCGATGAAGATGAGGCGCAAGAAACCTTGAATTTATTAACACAATTAGTGGAATTAGAGGCAGAATTTAATCATAATTAA
- a CDS encoding transketolase C-terminal domain-containing protein has protein sequence MTTFPIDLSAYKPISLDPSNPTLTDEQRSAVKANIQLCRDAIIFFTATGAARGVGGHTGGPYDTVPEVVILDALFRSQPSQFVPIFFDEAGHRVGTQYLMSALEGSLPPEQLMHYREANSQLPGHPELGLTPGVKFSSGRLGHMWPYVNGVALANPGKTVFCLGSDGSQQEGNDAEAARLAVAQHINVKLIIDDNDVTIAGNPSKYLPGYDVAKTLTGHGLKVLVGDGEDIDSLYRNICEAINTPGPIAIINKRPMCPGIEGLEGSNHGHDVISVPLALKYLEAKGHSAAVEYLNSIKKPSNDYKFLGSGDKWGSNRNVFGEAVVSLLGKMSEEERKAKVLVVDSDLEGSCGLKIIHDKHPEVFIPSGIMERGNLSAAAGFGMEKGKQGIFATFAAFLEMCISEITMARLNYSNLLCHFSHSGIDDMADNTCHFGLNNFFADNGLDDGYETRLYFPADAAQMTACVEATFHQPGLRFIFSTRSKTPNILDTNGNNFFGDGYTFVPGKDEVIREGTAGYIISFGDGLYRALDAVERLKQEGIDVGLINKPTLNVVDEEIIAKVGNSPFVLVVEAFNRRTGLGSRYGSWLLERGLTPKYAYIGTHHEGCGGLWEQFPHQGIDPVGIISKVKSLIA, from the coding sequence ATGACAACCTTTCCCATCGATTTGAGTGCCTATAAACCCATCAGTCTCGACCCCAGTAACCCCACCCTCACCGACGAGCAAAGAAGCGCCGTAAAAGCCAATATTCAACTTTGTCGCGATGCTATCATCTTTTTTACTGCCACGGGTGCGGCCCGGGGTGTGGGTGGACACACCGGCGGCCCCTACGATACCGTCCCGGAAGTGGTGATTCTCGATGCTCTTTTCCGCAGTCAACCTAGTCAATTTGTACCAATCTTCTTCGATGAAGCGGGACACCGCGTCGGTACTCAATATCTCATGTCTGCGTTAGAAGGTTCTTTACCCCCGGAACAATTAATGCACTACCGCGAGGCCAATTCTCAACTCCCCGGACACCCGGAATTAGGATTAACCCCCGGTGTCAAATTTAGTTCTGGCCGTTTAGGACATATGTGGCCCTACGTTAACGGTGTCGCTTTAGCTAACCCCGGAAAAACCGTTTTTTGTTTAGGTTCCGATGGTTCTCAACAGGAAGGCAATGACGCGGAAGCTGCCCGTTTAGCCGTAGCTCAACACATCAATGTTAAGCTGATTATTGATGATAATGATGTGACGATTGCCGGTAATCCTTCCAAATATTTACCCGGTTATGATGTGGCTAAAACTCTCACCGGCCATGGACTAAAAGTGTTAGTGGGAGATGGGGAAGATATCGATAGTTTGTATCGCAATATCTGTGAAGCAATTAATACTCCTGGCCCGATTGCGATTATTAATAAACGTCCCATGTGTCCCGGTATTGAAGGTTTAGAAGGTTCTAACCACGGTCATGATGTTATTTCTGTACCCTTGGCTTTGAAATATTTAGAGGCAAAAGGACACAGCGCCGCCGTGGAATATCTCAACAGTATTAAGAAGCCTTCTAATGACTATAAATTCCTCGGTTCTGGGGATAAATGGGGTTCCAACCGCAACGTTTTCGGCGAAGCAGTAGTCAGTCTTTTAGGCAAAATGAGCGAGGAAGAACGCAAGGCTAAGGTATTAGTAGTAGATAGCGATTTAGAGGGTTCCTGCGGTCTGAAAATTATCCACGATAAACATCCCGAAGTGTTTATTCCTTCCGGTATTATGGAACGGGGCAATCTTTCGGCAGCCGCCGGTTTTGGGATGGAAAAAGGTAAACAGGGAATTTTCGCCACCTTTGCCGCTTTTCTAGAAATGTGTATTTCTGAAATCACCATGGCCCGCTTGAATTATTCTAATCTTTTATGTCATTTTTCCCATTCTGGTATCGATGACATGGCCGATAATACCTGTCACTTTGGTTTGAATAATTTCTTTGCCGATAATGGACTTGATGACGGTTACGAAACCCGTCTTTATTTTCCGGCCGATGCGGCACAAATGACCGCTTGTGTCGAGGCAACTTTCCATCAACCCGGTTTACGTTTTATCTTCTCGACTCGTTCTAAAACTCCCAATATTCTTGATACTAACGGTAATAATTTCTTTGGCGATGGTTACACCTTTGTCCCCGGAAAAGATGAAGTGATTCGGGAAGGCACTGCTGGTTATATCATCAGCTTTGGAGATGGTTTATACCGCGCTTTAGATGCAGTGGAACGCCTAAAACAAGAGGGTATTGACGTGGGTTTAATTAATAAACCGACTCTCAATGTGGTGGATGAAGAAATTATCGCTAAAGTTGGTAATTCTCCCTTTGTTTTAGTAGTAGAAGCATTTAACCGTCGTACGGGTTTAGGTAGCCGTTATGGTTCTTGGTTACTCGAACGCGGTTTAACTCCTAAATACGCCTACATCGGTACTCACCACGAAGGTTGTGGCGGTTTATGGGAACAATTTCCCCACCAAGGTATTGACCCAGTTGGTATCATTAGTAAAGTTAAATCTTTAATCGCTTAG
- the clpB gene encoding ATP-dependent chaperone ClpB has product MQPTNPQQFTEKAWEAIVKTPDIAKQNSQQQIESEHLMKALLEQEGLAGSVFSKANISLARLRDRTDDFIRRQPKISNPGDSIYLGRSLDSLLDRAENYRREFGDDFISIEHLILGYAKDDRFGKNIFQEFGLTESKLKEIIQQVRGSQKVTDQNPEGKYEALEKYGRDLTQLAREGKLDPVIGRDDEIRRTIQILSRRTKNNPVLIGEPGVGKTAIVEGLAQRIINRDVPESLLDRTLISLDLGGLIAGAKYRGEFEERLKAVLKEVTDSQGNIIMFIDEIHTVVGAGATQGAMDAGNLLKPMLARGELRCIGATTLDEYRKYIEKDAALERRFQEVLVDEPNVVDTISILRGLKERYEVHHGVKIADNALVAAALLSNRYISDRFLPDKAIDLVDEAAAKLKMEITSKPEELDEIDRKILQLEMEKLSLQREYDPASRERLEKLEKELANLKEEQSGLNAQWQGEKEIIDKVRGVKEAIEQVNLEIQQAERDYDYNRAAELKFGKLTDLQRQMSALETQLADKQTTGKSLLREEVLESDIAEIISKWTGIPLNKLIESEKEKLLNLEDELHESVIGQEEAVTAVAEAIQRSRAGLSDPNRPTASFIFLGPTGVGKTELAKALARNLFDTEEALVRIDMSEYMEKHSVSRLMGAPPGYVGYDEGGQLTEAIRRRPYSVILFDEIEKAHPDVFNVMLQILDDGRLTDSQGHLVDFKNTIIIMTSNIGSQYILDVAGDESRYEEMQARVMEAMRNSFRPEFLNRIDETIIFHSLQKAQLRSIVKLQVANLSERLMEQKLALKLADIALDYLAEIGYDPVYGARPLKRAVQRYVETPIAKAILRGEFKGGDTIFVDVADERLTFKRLASQVVTA; this is encoded by the coding sequence ATGCAGCCAACCAATCCACAACAATTTACGGAAAAAGCTTGGGAGGCAATCGTCAAAACGCCGGACATTGCCAAACAGAACAGCCAGCAACAAATCGAAAGCGAACATCTAATGAAAGCCCTTCTTGAACAGGAGGGATTAGCGGGCAGTGTCTTTAGTAAAGCTAATATTAGTCTAGCCCGTTTGCGGGATCGAACCGATGACTTTATCCGTCGTCAACCGAAAATATCTAACCCCGGCGACTCGATTTATTTAGGTCGTAGTTTAGATAGTTTACTCGATCGAGCGGAAAATTATCGCCGAGAATTTGGAGATGACTTTATCTCGATCGAGCATTTGATTTTAGGTTACGCTAAAGATGATCGCTTCGGTAAAAATATTTTTCAAGAATTCGGACTTACCGAAAGCAAACTCAAGGAAATTATTCAACAAGTTAGAGGTAGTCAAAAAGTGACCGATCAGAATCCAGAAGGCAAATATGAGGCCCTAGAAAAATACGGACGGGATCTGACCCAATTGGCACGGGAAGGAAAATTAGACCCCGTAATTGGACGGGATGACGAAATCCGTCGCACGATTCAGATTCTCTCGCGTCGGACTAAAAATAACCCGGTTTTAATCGGGGAACCGGGAGTAGGAAAAACGGCCATTGTCGAAGGATTAGCCCAGCGGATTATTAACCGTGATGTGCCAGAATCTTTGTTAGATCGTACTCTCATTTCTCTCGATTTAGGCGGCTTAATTGCGGGAGCAAAATATCGCGGAGAATTTGAGGAAAGATTAAAAGCTGTCCTCAAGGAAGTCACCGATTCCCAAGGCAATATCATCATGTTTATTGATGAAATACATACCGTTGTCGGTGCGGGAGCCACTCAAGGGGCAATGGATGCGGGCAATTTATTAAAACCGATGTTAGCCCGGGGTGAATTGCGTTGTATTGGGGCTACTACCCTCGATGAATACCGCAAATATATCGAAAAAGATGCGGCGTTAGAAAGACGCTTCCAAGAGGTTTTAGTGGATGAACCGAATGTGGTCGATACTATTTCGATTCTTCGCGGTCTTAAAGAACGTTATGAGGTGCATCATGGGGTGAAAATTGCCGATAATGCTTTAGTGGCAGCGGCACTGCTTTCTAATCGTTATATTAGCGATCGCTTTTTGCCCGATAAGGCCATTGATTTAGTTGATGAAGCGGCGGCCAAATTGAAGATGGAAATCACCTCTAAACCAGAAGAACTCGATGAAATTGATCGCAAAATTCTCCAGTTAGAAATGGAAAAACTTTCTCTACAACGGGAATATGATCCAGCTTCGCGAGAACGGTTAGAAAAGTTAGAAAAAGAACTGGCTAACCTCAAGGAAGAACAATCGGGATTAAATGCCCAATGGCAAGGGGAAAAAGAGATTATCGATAAAGTTCGTGGGGTTAAAGAAGCGATCGAACAAGTTAATCTGGAAATCCAACAGGCCGAACGAGATTATGATTATAATCGCGCTGCGGAATTAAAGTTCGGAAAATTAACCGATCTGCAGCGGCAAATGTCCGCCCTAGAAACCCAATTAGCCGACAAACAAACCACTGGCAAAAGTTTATTAAGGGAAGAAGTTCTCGAATCGGATATCGCCGAAATTATCTCGAAATGGACGGGAATTCCTCTCAATAAATTAATCGAATCGGAAAAGGAAAAACTCCTCAATCTGGAAGACGAATTACACGAAAGTGTCATCGGTCAAGAGGAAGCGGTCACAGCCGTAGCCGAAGCGATTCAACGTTCCCGCGCTGGTTTATCGGATCCCAACCGTCCCACGGCCAGTTTTATTTTCCTGGGTCCCACGGGTGTTGGTAAGACAGAATTGGCGAAAGCTTTAGCGCGCAATCTCTTTGACACGGAAGAGGCTCTAGTTCGCATCGATATGTCGGAATACATGGAAAAACACAGCGTTTCCCGTCTCATGGGCGCGCCTCCGGGATACGTCGGCTACGATGAAGGGGGACAATTAACCGAGGCAATCCGGCGTCGTCCCTACTCTGTCATCCTCTTTGATGAGATTGAAAAAGCCCATCCCGACGTTTTTAACGTTATGTTACAAATCCTTGACGATGGGCGCTTAACCGACTCTCAAGGTCATCTGGTTGATTTCAAAAATACAATCATTATTATGACCAGTAATATCGGTTCTCAATACATTTTAGACGTGGCTGGTGATGAGTCTCGTTACGAAGAAATGCAGGCGCGGGTAATGGAAGCAATGCGGAATAGTTTCCGTCCCGAATTCCTCAATCGTATCGATGAAACGATCATTTTCCATAGTTTACAAAAAGCGCAACTGCGATCGATTGTCAAACTACAGGTAGCCAATCTCAGTGAGCGCTTGATGGAACAAAAATTAGCCCTGAAACTTGCCGATATTGCCCTGGATTATCTAGCAGAAATTGGTTACGATCCAGTCTACGGTGCGCGACCCCTGAAACGGGCAGTGCAAAGATATGTGGAAACTCCGATCGCTAAGGCAATTCTGCGCGGCGAATTCAAAGGGGGAGACACGATTTTTGTCGATGTGGCCGATGAAAGATTGACCTTTAAACGGTTAGCTTCCCAGGTAGTAACTGCTTAA
- a CDS encoding putative Ig domain-containing protein, protein MITDTSNYDLTYVVYGQDWLTVDEQNSSNQTFTFFDGTNGNDVFTIPDNVTTPKIVLRGQNGDDFMLIPTANTSQIYAFGGEGDDQIGLGGEYGTDSKTIGNIDGGGGFDTIFIPQTVGQQTRLYLDANAGHLFNIEAVDIGYNNSVQFNQSSLLQMLDGNKKLFINGASPSSAYYSDPSTVPWTKLGSDTHDGAVYEIYGITNTAIEVWIQQGINFTPLNNTAPSVQNPIADQTVIEDIPFNLQISDNTFFDPDLNDILTYSATLSNGDALPSWLSFNPTTQTFSGTPAYQDVGNLNLKVTVTDKPGASVSTNFTLQVFHPILVPSGSSVIQGTPTNDRIDALGKSGTYRLESGAGDDLLIGSNQRDVLNGGSGNDSLYGEGNTDKLYGDEGDDLLDGGLGSDFLYGGAGADSFVLKSGNGSDRILDFNSAQGDKLALSGINFGQLSFNSNQILLGTEVLAYVTDNLGNSLTAFNTHPEWFVSL, encoded by the coding sequence TTGATTACTGATACGAGCAATTATGACTTAACTTATGTCGTTTATGGTCAAGATTGGTTAACAGTAGATGAGCAAAATAGTAGCAATCAAACCTTTACCTTTTTTGACGGAACGAATGGCAATGATGTCTTTACTATTCCCGACAATGTTACCACTCCTAAGATAGTTTTGCGTGGACAAAATGGCGATGACTTTATGTTAATTCCCACCGCTAATACCTCACAAATTTATGCCTTTGGTGGGGAAGGAGATGATCAAATTGGCTTAGGTGGTGAGTACGGAACTGATAGTAAAACTATCGGTAATATTGATGGCGGTGGTGGTTTTGATACTATCTTCATTCCCCAAACAGTCGGCCAACAAACCAGGCTTTATTTAGATGCTAATGCTGGTCATCTGTTTAATATTGAAGCTGTTGATATTGGCTACAATAATTCCGTTCAATTTAATCAGTCTAGCCTGCTGCAAATGCTCGATGGCAATAAAAAGCTATTCATTAATGGTGCTTCTCCTTCAAGTGCTTATTACTCCGATCCTTCCACTGTACCTTGGACAAAATTAGGCTCTGATACCCATGATGGAGCAGTTTATGAAATTTATGGCATTACAAATACCGCCATTGAGGTCTGGATTCAACAGGGAATTAACTTTACTCCCCTAAATAATACTGCACCAAGTGTCCAAAATCCGATCGCCGATCAAACCGTCATAGAAGATATCCCCTTCAACTTACAAATTTCTGATAATACCTTTTTTGATCCTGATCTCAACGATATCCTGACTTATTCAGCTACCCTCAGTAACGGCGATGCTTTACCCAGTTGGTTAAGCTTTAACCCAACAACCCAAACTTTCAGTGGAACTCCTGCTTACCAAGATGTTGGTAATCTGAATTTGAAGGTAACTGTAACTGATAAACCGGGAGCAAGTGTTAGTACAAACTTCACCCTACAAGTGTTTCACCCAATATTAGTTCCCTCTGGTAGTAGTGTGATTCAAGGAACCCCAACAAATGATCGCATCGATGCTTTGGGTAAATCCGGTACTTACCGCTTAGAAAGTGGTGCTGGTGATGACTTGTTAATCGGTTCCAACCAACGAGATGTTCTCAACGGTGGAAGTGGTAATGACAGTCTCTATGGTGAGGGAAATACAGATAAACTCTACGGAGACGAAGGAGATGATCTACTTGATGGTGGCTTAGGTTCAGATTTCCTCTATGGCGGTGCGGGTGCTGATAGCTTCGTTCTCAAGTCAGGAAATGGTAGCGATCGCATTCTTGATTTCAACTCTGCTCAAGGCGATAAATTGGCTCTCAGTGGAATCAACTTCGGACAGTTAAGCTTTAACAGCAACCAAATTCTTTTGGGAACTGAAGTCTTAGCTTATGTTACTGACAATCTCGGTAATTCCCTCACGGCATTTAACACTCATCCTGAATGGTTTGTTTCTCTCTAA
- a CDS encoding FG-GAP-like repeat-containing protein, translating to MVIGAPNAAVGSGSSPTSNLGKVYVIFGGKSSLPSSLASIQAGQGVTFEGVLTSGQAGWAVANGGDVNQDNINDLLIGAPFAYGNAGSAYIVFGSKNAFSAGGAIYLDPNLTDSRVFQYQGVANPLNNSNPSNSGNVGQTLNGIGDINGDYGSATGGDDIILGAPSSNDGNGHGEAYVAIGHPWLQGGLSLNVNDLRSDNGFILVNKYPGVSVGDVNGDGFDDFVNSGSSSQGNQLTIGASTLTNVSTPRTYTLTANDNNLPSTNVISSPSTALIAHGDFNADGYEDIAQGSINNTNGQTTELLVNMGNSITSNVIAGQLLNSFTIPEGFLSNSIYQTCAGDINGDGYDDLVILNQLNPDGPNPHNDYDYQIHYFLGSANGLSSQFQTYDPGYLSASSQVTPPGIGLADINGDGISEILTINYTLTPSGSELQPSVELQTQVKAYQFNNSTQQPLSEISLSFLTQPWTDESSWFEDEVDFNAGFINSSITSGDFNGDSIEDTLVSFVQTSWSNRGYGEQSYPIAHSTILYGTGKTSNFGQFQTNFDYFIPYPAPSMYPLSPAVAVGDMNADGFDDILFDQYDGYHQGYIQLGSTEITPSTPTTPPQYQS from the coding sequence TTGGTAATTGGTGCGCCTAATGCTGCGGTTGGGAGTGGGAGTAGTCCAACTTCTAATCTAGGTAAAGTTTATGTAATATTCGGGGGAAAAAGTTCTTTACCTTCCAGTTTAGCCTCTATTCAAGCCGGTCAAGGTGTCACTTTTGAAGGGGTACTCACTTCGGGACAAGCAGGTTGGGCTGTTGCTAATGGGGGAGATGTTAACCAAGATAATATTAATGACTTACTCATCGGTGCGCCCTTTGCTTATGGTAATGCTGGTAGTGCCTATATTGTCTTTGGGAGTAAAAATGCCTTTAGTGCGGGCGGTGCAATTTATCTCGATCCTAATCTGACGGATTCTCGCGTTTTCCAATATCAAGGAGTGGCTAATCCTCTTAATAATAGTAATCCTTCTAATTCGGGTAATGTCGGTCAAACTCTTAATGGGATTGGTGATATTAATGGGGATTACGGCTCGGCTACAGGAGGAGATGACATTATTTTAGGCGCGCCTAGTAGTAATGATGGTAATGGTCATGGTGAAGCTTATGTGGCGATTGGCCATCCTTGGTTACAGGGCGGACTATCTTTAAATGTCAATGACCTGCGTAGTGATAATGGCTTTATTTTAGTCAATAAATATCCCGGTGTTTCTGTGGGGGATGTTAATGGAGATGGTTTTGATGATTTTGTCAATAGTGGGTCATCGTCGCAGGGAAATCAACTGACTATAGGAGCCAGCACCCTAACAAATGTTAGCACTCCACGAACCTACACCCTTACTGCTAATGACAATAATTTACCTTCTACTAATGTAATCTCCTCTCCTAGCACTGCTTTAATTGCTCATGGGGATTTTAACGCGGATGGTTATGAAGATATTGCTCAAGGTAGTATTAATAACACAAATGGTCAAACAACAGAATTGCTGGTCAATATGGGCAATAGCATCACAAGTAATGTGATTGCGGGCCAGTTGTTGAATTCTTTTACTATCCCTGAAGGTTTTTTATCCAATTCCATTTATCAAACCTGTGCAGGAGATATTAATGGTGATGGTTATGATGACTTAGTAATACTAAACCAGCTTAATCCTGACGGACCTAATCCACATAACGATTACGATTATCAAATTCATTATTTCTTGGGTTCAGCGAATGGGTTGAGTTCCCAATTCCAGACTTATGATCCTGGTTATTTGTCTGCGTCCTCTCAGGTGACACCGCCTGGAATTGGATTAGCGGATATTAACGGCGATGGAATCTCAGAAATTCTCACCATTAATTACACGCTTACTCCCTCAGGTAGCGAACTACAACCATCTGTAGAACTGCAAACACAGGTTAAGGCTTATCAGTTCAATAACAGCACTCAGCAGCCACTTTCTGAGATATCCTTGAGTTTTCTCACACAGCCTTGGACAGATGAGAGTAGTTGGTTTGAGGATGAGGTTGACTTTAATGCAGGGTTTATCAACTCTTCTATTACGTCTGGTGACTTTAATGGAGACAGTATTGAGGATACATTAGTGTCTTTTGTTCAAACTTCTTGGTCAAACCGAGGCTATGGAGAACAATCCTATCCCATCGCCCATTCTACCATTTTGTATGGTACGGGCAAAACTAGCAACTTTGGACAGTTTCAAACAAACTTTGATTATTTTATCCCGTATCCCGCTCCCTCCATGTACCCTCTTTCTCCTGCTGTTGCAGTGGGAGATATGAATGCTGACGGTTTTGACGATATTCTTTTTGATCAGTACGATGGTTATCATCAAGGTTACATCCAATTAGGCTCAACAGAGATTACACCCTCTACGCCTACAACCCCCCCCCAATACCAGTCCTAA
- a CDS encoding peptidylprolyl isomerase — MSSIIEIGDQKISESEVLPLLAKYGMLPQLIREVIVEQAIANITCNPEERNAAYSRFYQNNQIANEEQMKSWLQQNGMDSEQLEYLILRDIKLEKFKQETWDNKVESYFLQVKNQLDKVVYSLIRTKNIGIAQELFFRIQDRENSFAELAKKYSQGSEAETGGLIGPVELSSPHPQIGQILKASKPGQLWPPTQVGEWVVIVRLEKYLSSELDPPTRQRLRNDLFQQWLMTQMQTVKLISESTPVNSAEVSVI, encoded by the coding sequence ATGAGTTCAATTATTGAAATCGGCGACCAAAAAATTAGCGAGTCAGAGGTCTTGCCTCTTTTGGCAAAATATGGTATGTTGCCGCAGTTAATCCGGGAAGTAATTGTCGAGCAAGCGATCGCCAATATCACCTGCAATCCCGAAGAAAGAAACGCCGCCTATTCCCGTTTCTATCAAAATAATCAAATTGCCAACGAGGAACAAATGAAATCTTGGTTACAACAAAACGGGATGGATTCCGAGCAACTAGAATATCTAATTCTTCGGGACATTAAATTGGAAAAATTTAAACAGGAGACTTGGGATAACAAAGTAGAATCCTACTTCTTGCAAGTCAAAAATCAATTGGATAAGGTGGTTTATTCGCTGATTCGGACAAAAAATATCGGCATTGCCCAAGAACTATTTTTCCGGATACAGGATCGAGAAAATAGCTTCGCTGAACTAGCCAAAAAATACTCCCAAGGATCAGAAGCGGAAACCGGAGGACTAATCGGACCGGTGGAACTGAGCTCCCCCCATCCCCAGATTGGGCAAATTCTCAAAGCCAGTAAACCGGGGCAACTGTGGCCACCGACGCAAGTGGGAGAATGGGTCGTGATTGTCCGGTTAGAAAAATATTTATCCTCTGAACTGGATCCTCCCACCCGTCAACGCTTACGCAATGATTTATTCCAACAATGGTTAATGACTCAAATGCAAACAGTCAAATTGATCTCCGAATCAACCCCAGTCAATAGCGCGGAGGTATCGGTTATATAG